The Neoarius graeffei isolate fNeoGra1 chromosome 12, fNeoGra1.pri, whole genome shotgun sequence genome window below encodes:
- the stard4 gene encoding stAR-related lipid transfer protein 4 — protein MGSLPDITELRTRLENTLISYHHLEGKEWKVAKKSKDVTVWKKPSAEFSGFLYKVEGLVMEKPCRIVDYIRPGPYRLQWDSLMTTMDIVQTLDKACCVMRYTTAGQLWNIIAPREFVDFSYTTEYQSGLLSCGVSVECEQQEQSCVRGYNHPCGWFCVPVDGGEVDGAPCSLLNGYIQTDLRGKIPQSAVDIAMATSLINFYTDLRKALAT, from the exons ATGGGCAGCCTGCCGGACATCACTGAGCTGAGAACACGGCTGGAGAACACTCTGATATCTTACCATCATCTGGAAGGGAAGGAGTGGAAAGTGGCAAAGAAATCG AAAGACGTCACCGTTTGGAAGAAACCTTCAGCAGAGTTCAGCGGCTTCCT GTATAAAGTGGAAGGTTTGGTGATGGAGAAGCCATGCAGGATAGTGGACTACATTCGGCCGGGACCGTATCGGTTACAGTGGGACAGTCTGATGACCACGATGGACATCGTACAAACTCTAGACAAG GCGTGTTGTGTGATGCGCTACACAACTGCAGGACAGCTGTGGAACATCATCGCTCCTCGGGAGTTTGTGGATTTCTCCTACACCACCGAGTATCAGAGCGGCCTTCTGTCCTGCG gtgtgagtgtggagtgtgagcAGCAGGAGCAGAGCTGTGTGAGAGGTTATAATCACCCGTGCGGTTGGTTCTGTGTTCCTGTGGATGGCGGTGAAGTCGATGGCGCCCCCTGCAGTCTGCTCAATGGATACATCCAGACTGACCTGAGGGGCAAAATCCCGCAGTCTGCAGTGGACATCGCCATGGCAACCTCACTCATCAACTTCTACACTGACCTCAGGAAAGCACTTGCAACCTag